The following nucleotide sequence is from Gordonia jinghuaiqii.
ATGCCTTTCCCGGGGTGTCGCGGCGGCGGCGTGGCCGACGCGGATATTGTCGCGTGATAAATACTCTAGTACTCTAGTAATAACCGACGGTCCGTATGGCCGACAAACGTGAGCGAGGCTTCGATGACCCAGACCATCCCGGCGGTCGACTACCTGGTGGTAGGCGACGATCCGCACCTTGTGTCGCAGGAGTGCGCGGACTGCGGCGCGCTGTACTTCGATCGGCGTAACGCCTGCGCGAAGTGCTTCGGAACCACCTTCGGCACACGCCGGCTCGCCTCCGAGGGTGTGGTACGCGGCTTCACGATCGTTCAGCGCGGCT
It contains:
- a CDS encoding Zn-ribbon domain-containing OB-fold protein — protein: MTQTIPAVDYLVVGDDPHLVSQECADCGALYFDRRNACAKCFGTTFGTRRLASEGVVRGFTIVQRGSKSGPYTSVVVELTGGGVVKSNLIGITDPALIQPEMKVSLVTFEVGVDDDGTKAVAFGFEPIGA